Part of the Neisseria leonii genome is shown below.
TAGTGCACAGTCATATTCAGACGGCTTGCGGAGGCGGGGTTTACAAATCTGATATTTTCTTAATATAATGATAACAATTATCATTTTTTAAGAAAAGTAAATGATCCGTATGGTGAAATTGATTGCATTCGCGCTGATGGCCGTTTTACCGTTTTGCGACCGTTTGTCTGCTGCGCCGCTGCCGCAGGGCAGGGCAGCCCGTCTGCCCGAAGTGGTGGTTTACGGCCGGCCGACGGTTGCGCTCTCTTCGGTCAGAACCGTCGGGAAGGGCGAAATCGGACGGCTGGCGGGGGAGAACGGCAATGTGTCCGATTATCTGCGCGGCCACCCGAATATCCGTTACGAAGAAAGCGACCGCGACGGTTTCAGGCAGGGCGAAATCCGGCCCGAGGCTGTCTTAATCAACGGCGCGCCGTCGGATCAGACGGCCTATCTGGTCGATAATGTCAATGTGAACAATGATTTGACTGTTGATGGCGAGCTGTTTGACGGTTCGGTTCAGGTGGTGCCGGGCATCAGCCACCGGCAGGGCTATTTTTTTGATGCCAATCTGCTGTCGGGCGTGGCGGTGCACGATAAAAATATTTCCGCCGCTTTGGGCGGTTTCGGCGGCGGTGCGGTGGTGGCGAAAACCAAACGTTACGGCGGGCGCGACCGGTGGGATATGCGCTACCGCACTACGCGTTCGGCATGGACGGAATTTTATGCCGACAGTACGGCGGCATCTCTGCTGAAACGTGCCGTACCGGTGGGCAGTGAGGCGGTGTTCCAGCCCGAGTTCCGCAAACAGACATTCGGCATCGGTGTGGAAAAGCGTTTGGGCGAGAACATCGGTTTGGCGGCGGGTTTCAGCCGTCGGACGTCGGATATTGCGCAGCACCGCATCACGGGCAGCAACGGCCGGTCGGATAGGCAGAAACACACCCGCCGGTCGGACAATGCGCTGGTCAATCTCGATTGGGCGGCAGCAGATCGCCACAGGATAGAGCTCGGCCTGCGTTATTCGGATTACCGTGAGGGTAAATTTTACGCCGGGAATCTCAATAACAATCTGACCGATTCGCAGACGGCCTACGGTGCCACGCTGGCTTCGATCTATACTTCTGATTCGGGTGTCCTGACTCATACGCTGGCTTACGATGTGTTCCGCAACGGGCGGCGGTCGAATGCGGCAACGGCGGAAATCGTCAATGTGCTGAATGAAGATGACGATTCGGTTTGGGATTATGAAAAAGGCGGCTACGGCAACAGCCGTCTGAAACAGAAGAATATCCACTACTCTTTCGACTACGCGCCCAATCCGTTCCGCACCGGTGTGTGGGAACATGCCGTTTCGCTGGGCGGGCTGTACCAGCACACGGATTACGCTTTCCGGCGCGATCAAGATGTCTATTCCCTGTACCGCAGCGAATATCTCGACGGTTCGCCGACTTTTGAAATGCCGAAACAGCTTTTTGCCCGACAGGGCAGTGTCAAGACGCATTACGGAAATGCCGCGCTGTATCTGGAAGACTTGATCCGTGCCGGAAAATGGGAGTGGCGGCCGGGATTGCGTCTGGAACGCGATGATTATCTGAAAAACACCAATATCGCCCCCCGCTTTACCGTGCGTTACAGCCCGTTTGAGCAGACCCGTCTGACATTCGGCCGGAACCGTTATTACGGCCGATCGTTTTCGGCTCTGAAACTTTCGGACGAAATCCTCAAATTAAACGGCAGTCCCGACGAACGTTACGGGGGATTGGGCCGTCTGAACAGCCCGTATACCGATGAGACGACTTTCGGCGTGGCACAGGCCGTCGGCGGCTGGCGTGTCGCGGCAAATTATATCCGCCGCCAAAACCGGCAGAGTATCGGTCTGGTCAAAGAGCAGGTCGGCGAGAAACCGAACGGAGATCCGCTGCTGCGTCAATATTATCGGAACCGGCCGTCATACGGCAGCCGGATTTATACGCTGGAAATCAGGCGGGCCGAACCTTGGCGGTGGGGCATGGCGGAGTGGAGCGCCGGCTTGGCCTTGGATTGGCTGGATATGCAGAACATACGCGCCGCCGATGCGGATACGCCGGTTTATTTGGACGGAAAATTGACAACAAAAGGCCGCATGGCGGCCAAAGCCAACAGCGGCAGGGAAAACTGGACGGCGCGTTTGGCTCTGGACATGGCACTTCCCGCCTACGGTCTGACGTGGACAAACCGGCTGTATGCCAAAGCACCGGTCAGACAGTATGAAAAACGGCCTGACGGCATCAACCGGTTGGACGCTTATGACAGCTATGATTACGGACGGCATATGCAGTGGGACAGCAGCCTGCGCTGGCAGCCGGCCTTATCCGGCGGCCACCGGCCGTACATCAAACTGGACTTGGTCAATGTGCTGAACCGCAAGCGTCAAATCCGTACCTACCGTGCCGTTGCGGGCGAATACGGTATTTATACCCCGGGCAGACAGTTCTGGCTCGAATTGGGCTACGCATTTTAATGCAGGCGGGAGGCCGTCTGAAAACCGCATGGCGGCCGTATCATGCAGCCGCCGTGTTTGGCAGGCGGCATTCCGGTGGTAAAAAAAGCAAAACCCTCTTGCAGTCAAGAGGGTTAATCCGTATGGTGGTGCCCAGGAGAAGACTCGAACTTCCACACCCGTGAGGATACTAGCACCTGAAGCTAGCGCGTCTACCAATTCCGCCACCTGGGCTTTGCGTTAATCTCTGCTTTGCGGTACAGTGTCAGCCGTTGCAGAAGTCGGGTATTATATATCTTAACGAATGAATGTCAATTATTAAAATGCAAAAAAAATCTAAATCATTAAGTTTGCGCGAAAAAGACCCTTTTTTGGCGCGTGAGCGTACCCGTTACGAAACGCCGCTGCCCAGCCGCGAATGGGTTATCGAGCTGTTGGAGCGTGAGGGCGTGCCGGTGGCCGTGTCCGATTTGGCGGAGAAACTGTCCATCGGCAGCGGGGAGTACGAATTTTTCGAACGCCGTCTGAAAGCGATGGCGCGCGACGGACAGATTCTGATTAACCGCCGAGGAGCGGTGTGTGCGGCCGATAAGCTGGAATTGGTCAAATGCCGTGTGGAGGCGCATAAAGACGGCTTCGGTTTTGCCGTGCCGGTAAACAAACAGCCCAAGCAGGGCGATTTTGTACTGTACGAGCGGCAGATGCGCGGCCTGATGCACGGCGATATTGTTACTGTCCGCCCTGCGGGAACCGACCGGCGCGGCCGCCGCGAAGGGCAGGTGTTGGACGTGATCGAACGGGCGCAGACCGATGTGGTCGGCCGTTTCTATGTCGAACGCGGTGTGGCGATTCTGTTGCCGGAAGACAAGCGGCTCACGCAGGCGGTTTTACTCGAACCCGAATCGGTGGCTGCATTCAAGCCGAAAAGCGGGCAGGTGGTTTCGGCACAGATTGAAAGTTACCCGCAGGGGCATCAGCCTGCGGTGGCCAAATTGACCGATGTGTTGGGCGATTATGCCGACAGCGGCATGGAAATCGAAATTGCTGTGCGCAAACACCGTCTGCCGCACGAATTCAGCCCGCCCGCACAAAAAGCGGCGGCGAAAATCCCCGATAAAGTGCGTGCTGCCGACCGCAAGGGGCGCGAGGATTTGCGCGGTTTGCCGCTGGTTACCATCGACGGCGAAACCGCGCGCGATTTTGATGATGCGGTGTATGCCGAAAAAGTGGGGCGTAATTTCCGTCTGGTGGTGGCGATTGCCGATGTCAGCCATTATGTGCGTCCGGGCGAGCCTTTGGATGTGGACGCTTACGAACGCGCCACCAGCGTCTATTTCCCGCGCCGCGTGATTCCGATGCTGCCGGAAAATCTGTCCAACGGCATCTGTTCGCTCAATCCCGATGTCGAACGCCTGTGCATGGTGTGCGATATGACGGTAACTTATGCGGGCAATATCAAGGAATACCGCTTTTATCCCGCCGTGATGCGCTCGCACGCGCGCCTGACCTACAACCAAGTCTGGCAATGGCTCTCCGAAGGCGGCGATTATCCGCATAAAACCCAACTTGAAACGCTCTACCGCCTGTATCAGATTTTGCAGAAAAAACGGACGCAGCGCGGTGCCATGGCATTTGAAAGTACGGAAACCCAAATGCTGTTCGACGATCAGGGCAAAATCGAGCGGATTGTGCCGGTGGTGCGCAATGATGCGCATAAACTGATTGAAGAATGTATGCTGGCGGCCAATGTTTGTGCGGCGGATTTCCTGCTCAAACATAAGCACCCCGCGCTGTTCCGCAACCACATGGGGCCGAACGAAGAAAAACTGGCCACCCTGCGCCAACAGCTCGGCCTGCTGGGTTTGAGCTTGGGCGGCGGCGACAAGCCCGCGCCGAAAGATTACGCGCTTTTGGCCGAACAGGTGGCCGGGCGCAGTGACCGCGCTCTGATTCAGACCATGCTGCTGCGTTCGATGCAGCAGGCCGTGTATGAAAAAGACAATCAGGGGCATTTCGGTTTGGCGTACGGACACTACGCCCATTTTACGTCGCCGATCCGCCGTTATCCCGATTTGATGGTACACCGCGCCATCAAGGCAGTCTTAAACGGTACTGTATACGATCCGCAGCACGGTTGGGCGGAAAGCGGCGTACACGCTTCGTCTGCCGAGCGGCGTGCCGATGAAGCTTCGCGCGATGTGGAAAACTGGCTGAAAACCTACTATATGCAGGACAAAGTCGGCGAGATTTTTGAAGGAACGGTATCGGGCATGGCCAATTTCGGCCTGTTTGTCACGCTCGACAATATCCATATTGAAGGTTTGGTACACATCAGCGGGCTGGGCGAGGACTATTTCAACTACCGTCCCGATACACTGACCATCGAGGGCGAGCGCAGCGGCGTGCGCTTTGCGATGGGCGATAAGGTGGTGGTTCAAGTGGCGCGTGCCGATTTGGATACCAGTAAAATCGATTTGGCACTCGTTACCGGCGGGCAGAAAGGGCGGAAAAACCGCCACGCCGCCAATCAGGGCAGCCCGGGCGGCCGCCGCAGGCCTGCGGCCGCAAGTGCCGTACGGCAGGAAAAAACGGCCGCTGCGGAAACGTTGCCGCCGGTGCAGGTGCCGGCCGCTGTTCAGACGGCCAAAACCAAGGGTAAACAGAAGGCCAAAGACGGCCGCAAATCGTTGAAAATGGTAAACGGCAAAATCATGCTGGTGGCCAAAGACAGCGGAAAAAACGAATCGGACAAGCCTGCCAAGGCGAAGAAAAACAAAGACAAGAAGGCGCGCAAGCGCAAGAAGTAAGCCGCCTGTCCCCGCAACGGAAACGGTGCGGGGATTTTTTTGCCGATATGGATATGGTGTTTTCTGCTGTTTTAACGCGTCTTACTGTGCCGCGCGGCCGCCGTCAGGCCGTCTGAAAACCGCCTACCACAGCAGCGGCTGGCTGCCGGCAGGCGACAGATGGCCGACCCCCAGACCGATCAGGCGGTAGCCGCTGTCGGGCTGCGGCGGGAAACGGCGGCCGAGCAGGTGTGCCGATTGCAGCAGGGCGGCGGCATCGGGCAGGACGGCGGAATAGGTCTGCGAGCGGGTCAGAATCCGAAAGTCGGCGGTTTTCAGTTTCAGGGTAACACTGCGGGCGGCGGTTTGCCGCTTCTGCATCTGCTGCCACAAATCGGCTGCCAAACCGGGCAGGTGGCGCACAATACCGGCCAGCGGCAGATCCTGAGGCAGTGTGATTTCGGTGGAAATCTGTAAGCGTTCGCGTTCGGGCGTTACGGGGCGGTTGTCGGTGCCGCGTGCCAGATCGTAGAGACGGTAGCCCCATTTGCCGAACAGGTTGGCCAATTCGCCACGGCTGTAACGGCGCAAGTCGGCAGCGGTGTGCAGGCCGAGCGCGTGCATTTTTTTCAGCGTTACCCTGCCGACACCGGGGATTTTTTCCAGAGGCAGGGTGTGCAGGAAGGCTTCGATTTTGTGCGGTGCCAGCACGAATTGACCGTCGGGTTTGTGCCAGTCGGAGGCGATTTTGGCGAGAAATTTGTTCGGCGCGACACCGGCTGATGCGGTGAGGCCGGTTTCGGCCAGAATGTCTTGGCGGATCAGGCGGGCAATCTCGCCGGCGTAAGGGAGGTTGCGGTGGTTGCGGGTAACGTCCAGATAGGCTTCGTCCAGCGAGAGCGGTTCAATCAGATCGGTGTGGCGGCGGAAGATGGTGTGGATATGGGCGGAGACTTCGCGGTAGCGGGCGAAGTCGGGCGGAATATAGACTGCCTGCGGGCAGAGGCGTTTGGCGGCAGCGACGGACATGGCAGAACGCAGGCCGAAACGGCGCGCTTCGTAGGAGGCCGCGCAGATAACCGAGCGCGCACCTTCCCAGGCCACCACCACCGGCAGACCTTTGAGCTGCGGCCGGTCGCGCAGTTCTACCGAAGCGTAGAAAGCGTCCATATCGATGTGGATGATTTTGCGCGTGTGCATAGGCCGTCTGAAAAGCGTAACGGACGGATTGTAACATCAGGCACGCCGCCCATCAGGGGCGGTAGAGGCTGCATTGGCGGTCGGTACCGTTTTCGTTGCCGAAAAAAGCGGTCGTTTCATCGCAGGAGCTGGTGCTGCTTTCGCATACGGTGGCGGTTAAATCCTGATTCAGCAGCAGGACGCGCCCTTCTGCGGCCGGATTTTTGGCGACGGCTTTGAGGGTGAAACGGTCGGCCAGCGCGCCGCGCGGGTTGCCTTGCAGGCGGAAGCAGAAATCGGCATTCTCGCCGACGGGCAAAACCGGCCATGTGGTCGAACCGGCTTTGTAGCTCAAATGTTGCAGATAGTGTTCGTTGAGAAAGCGGGCATTGTCCAACAGCACGCCGTGGGCGGCATTCAGGCGCGCATCGCGGGCGTAGCCGCCGTAGGCCGACCAAGCTGCGGCGGCAAACAGGGCGGCCAGCAGCAGGGCAACCATCATCTGCGGCAGGGTGAAACCGGCGGATTTTTCGGGAACGGACATGGCGGCAGACCGGAAATATGATTTCCGCATATTAAAATAAATTCTGCTTTGTGTTCGAATTTATTTGATTCGGCAAAGTAATGGTAAACTGTTTGGCAGACGGCTGCGCTTTGTGTAGCCTTGCAGGCCGTCTGAAAACAGGGCTGCCGGTCAGTTTTCAGACGGCCTTTGCCCGTAATTTTGTGATGCAGTGAACAAGACGATGAAAAAAACAGCAAAATGGCTGCTGGCGGCAGCGGCTTTGGCGGCGGCCTGTGCCGCCGCATGGTATTTTACCCGCGACGACAACCGTGTCAGCTATCTGACCGAAACCGTCAAGCGCACCGACATCAGCCAAACCGTTTCGGCCACGGGCGAACTGACTTCCTCACACTGGGTCGATGTGGGTGCACAGGCTTCCGGCCAGATTAAGCGGCTGTATGTCAAAATCGGCCAGCAGATCAAACGCGGCGACCTGATTGCCGAAATCGATTCGACCACCCAGCTCAATACCCTCAACACCCAAAAAGCCAAACTGGCCACCCATCAGGCGCAGTTGGTTTCGGCGCGGATTGCGCTGTCCAGTGCGGAGAAAAAACTGCGCCGCGAAGAAGCATTGTGGCGGGAAGACGCGACTTCGCGCGCCGAGCTGGAAAGTGCGCAGGACGCGCTGGCTGCCGCCCGTGCATCGGTGGCCGAACTGCAGTCTTCAATCCGTCAGACCAAAATCGCCATCAATACCGCCGAGAGCGATTTGGGCTACACGCGCATTACCGCACCGATGGACGGCACAGTGGTGGCGATTCCGGTGGAAGAAGGGCAGACCGTCAATGCCAACCAAACCGCGCCGACCATTATCCAACTGGCCGATTTGAGCCGTATGCTCAACAGAATGCAGATTGCCGAGGGCGACATTACCAAAGTCGCACCCGGCCAGAAAGTGCGCTTTACCATTCTATCCGAACCCGATACGCCGTTTGAAACCGAACTCGACAGCATAGACCCGGGGCTGACGACGATGTCGCAGGGCAGTTACAGCACCAAAACCGATACCACCGACAGCGCGATATATTATTATGCGCGTGCCTATGTGCCCAATCCCGAGGGCAGGTTCGCCATCGGCATGACGACGCAGAATACCGTAGAAATCAAAAGTGCCAAAGGCGTGCTGGCGGTGCCGACGGTAACGGTCAAGCGGCGCGAAGGCAAAACCTATGTGCGCGTACTGGACGGGCGGGACAAAGCGGTGGAAAAAGAAATTACCACCGGCCTGCGCGACAGCATGAATACCGAAGTCAAGAGCGGTTTGAGTGAAGGCGAGCGCGTGGTGGTTTCGGAAACCGGTGCCGACGAGCGCGACGCACTGCCGCAGGGTGTGATGGGGCCGCCGCCGCGCAGATAAACGGCCTGACGGCCGCCTATTGACCGCTTTGTCCGTACACGCTTTTTCAGACGGCCTGCCTGTGCCGGAGGCCGTCTGAAAACGGGAAAATCCATGAGTCTGATCGAATGCCGTAACCTCAACCGCTATTTCGGCGAAGGCGAAAACCGCGTCCATGTGCTGAAAGATGTGAGCCTGACCATCGAAAAAGGCGAGTTCGTGGCCATTATCGGCCAATCCGGTTCGGGGAAGTCCACCCTGATGAATATTCTGGGCTGTCTGGATACGCCCACTTCCGGTTCCTACCGCATCAACGGTGTCGAAACCCGCGACATGCCGCCCGACGATCTGGCCGCGCTGCGCAGCCGCCGCTTCGGCTTTATTTTCCAGCGTTACAACCTGCTGGGCGCATTGAGCGCACGCGACAATGTCGCCCTGCCTGCGGTATATGCGGGCATGGGACGGCAGGCGCGCGGGGAGCGGGCGGACAAACTGCTGGCCGATTTGGGCTTGGCGGGCAAGGAAAACAACCGGCCGTCCGAACTGTCCGGCGGCCAGCAGCAGCGCGTATCGATTGCGCGCGCGCTGATGAACGGCGGCGAAATCATACTGGCCGACGAACCGACCGGTGCGCTGGATACCGCCAGCGGCCGCAATGTGATGGACATCATTCACCGGCTGCACGGGCAGGGGCACACGGTCATCATGGTTACGCATGATCCGGGCATCGCCGCCCATGCGCAGCGCGTCATCGAAATCCGCGACGGCTGCATCGTTTCGGATACGCGCCAAGCAGAGCGCAGCCCGGTTCGGGATTTGCCCGAAACGGCGGTAC
Proteins encoded:
- a CDS encoding TonB-dependent receptor, yielding MVKLIAFALMAVLPFCDRLSAAPLPQGRAARLPEVVVYGRPTVALSSVRTVGKGEIGRLAGENGNVSDYLRGHPNIRYEESDRDGFRQGEIRPEAVLINGAPSDQTAYLVDNVNVNNDLTVDGELFDGSVQVVPGISHRQGYFFDANLLSGVAVHDKNISAALGGFGGGAVVAKTKRYGGRDRWDMRYRTTRSAWTEFYADSTAASLLKRAVPVGSEAVFQPEFRKQTFGIGVEKRLGENIGLAAGFSRRTSDIAQHRITGSNGRSDRQKHTRRSDNALVNLDWAAADRHRIELGLRYSDYREGKFYAGNLNNNLTDSQTAYGATLASIYTSDSGVLTHTLAYDVFRNGRRSNAATAEIVNVLNEDDDSVWDYEKGGYGNSRLKQKNIHYSFDYAPNPFRTGVWEHAVSLGGLYQHTDYAFRRDQDVYSLYRSEYLDGSPTFEMPKQLFARQGSVKTHYGNAALYLEDLIRAGKWEWRPGLRLERDDYLKNTNIAPRFTVRYSPFEQTRLTFGRNRYYGRSFSALKLSDEILKLNGSPDERYGGLGRLNSPYTDETTFGVAQAVGGWRVAANYIRRQNRQSIGLVKEQVGEKPNGDPLLRQYYRNRPSYGSRIYTLEIRRAEPWRWGMAEWSAGLALDWLDMQNIRAADADTPVYLDGKLTTKGRMAAKANSGRENWTARLALDMALPAYGLTWTNRLYAKAPVRQYEKRPDGINRLDAYDSYDYGRHMQWDSSLRWQPALSGGHRPYIKLDLVNVLNRKRQIRTYRAVAGEYGIYTPGRQFWLELGYAF
- the rnr gene encoding ribonuclease R yields the protein MSIIKMQKKSKSLSLREKDPFLARERTRYETPLPSREWVIELLEREGVPVAVSDLAEKLSIGSGEYEFFERRLKAMARDGQILINRRGAVCAADKLELVKCRVEAHKDGFGFAVPVNKQPKQGDFVLYERQMRGLMHGDIVTVRPAGTDRRGRREGQVLDVIERAQTDVVGRFYVERGVAILLPEDKRLTQAVLLEPESVAAFKPKSGQVVSAQIESYPQGHQPAVAKLTDVLGDYADSGMEIEIAVRKHRLPHEFSPPAQKAAAKIPDKVRAADRKGREDLRGLPLVTIDGETARDFDDAVYAEKVGRNFRLVVAIADVSHYVRPGEPLDVDAYERATSVYFPRRVIPMLPENLSNGICSLNPDVERLCMVCDMTVTYAGNIKEYRFYPAVMRSHARLTYNQVWQWLSEGGDYPHKTQLETLYRLYQILQKKRTQRGAMAFESTETQMLFDDQGKIERIVPVVRNDAHKLIEECMLAANVCAADFLLKHKHPALFRNHMGPNEEKLATLRQQLGLLGLSLGGGDKPAPKDYALLAEQVAGRSDRALIQTMLLRSMQQAVYEKDNQGHFGLAYGHYAHFTSPIRRYPDLMVHRAIKAVLNGTVYDPQHGWAESGVHASSAERRADEASRDVENWLKTYYMQDKVGEIFEGTVSGMANFGLFVTLDNIHIEGLVHISGLGEDYFNYRPDTLTIEGERSGVRFAMGDKVVVQVARADLDTSKIDLALVTGGQKGRKNRHAANQGSPGGRRRPAAASAVRQEKTAAAETLPPVQVPAAVQTAKTKGKQKAKDGRKSLKMVNGKIMLVAKDSGKNESDKPAKAKKNKDKKARKRKK
- the dinB gene encoding DNA polymerase IV, whose product is MHTRKIIHIDMDAFYASVELRDRPQLKGLPVVVAWEGARSVICAASYEARRFGLRSAMSVAAAKRLCPQAVYIPPDFARYREVSAHIHTIFRRHTDLIEPLSLDEAYLDVTRNHRNLPYAGEIARLIRQDILAETGLTASAGVAPNKFLAKIASDWHKPDGQFVLAPHKIEAFLHTLPLEKIPGVGRVTLKKMHALGLHTAADLRRYSRGELANLFGKWGYRLYDLARGTDNRPVTPERERLQISTEITLPQDLPLAGIVRHLPGLAADLWQQMQKRQTAARSVTLKLKTADFRILTRSQTYSAVLPDAAALLQSAHLLGRRFPPQPDSGYRLIGLGVGHLSPAGSQPLLW
- a CDS encoding type IV pilin protein, coding for MSVPEKSAGFTLPQMMVALLLAALFAAAAWSAYGGYARDARLNAAHGVLLDNARFLNEHYLQHLSYKAGSTTWPVLPVGENADFCFRLQGNPRGALADRFTLKAVAKNPAAEGRVLLLNQDLTATVCESSTSSCDETTAFFGNENGTDRQCSLYRP
- a CDS encoding efflux RND transporter periplasmic adaptor subunit yields the protein MKKTAKWLLAAAALAAACAAAWYFTRDDNRVSYLTETVKRTDISQTVSATGELTSSHWVDVGAQASGQIKRLYVKIGQQIKRGDLIAEIDSTTQLNTLNTQKAKLATHQAQLVSARIALSSAEKKLRREEALWREDATSRAELESAQDALAAARASVAELQSSIRQTKIAINTAESDLGYTRITAPMDGTVVAIPVEEGQTVNANQTAPTIIQLADLSRMLNRMQIAEGDITKVAPGQKVRFTILSEPDTPFETELDSIDPGLTTMSQGSYSTKTDTTDSAIYYYARAYVPNPEGRFAIGMTTQNTVEIKSAKGVLAVPTVTVKRREGKTYVRVLDGRDKAVEKEITTGLRDSMNTEVKSGLSEGERVVVSETGADERDALPQGVMGPPPRR